From Fibrobacter sp. UWR3, one genomic window encodes:
- a CDS encoding CDP-alcohol phosphatidyltransferase family protein, translating to MSENTTDVRLRSRIWSLLRALVFVCVIIFIWLGMAKTACAFVLIALIMGWVNLYQLRSQEIEKPYYRLWLNVVDGLLQFSVMTSIFVRDLYYSESAEKLLGIGCAFILGRLIAHSLFSLGVLREGKKLPQKRRWSKLANLATTVTMGVYLLNLEDYQQICMVATILLIVASTVAYAYWYYRDPAHRKPLSIASQLTMSRIVLTPFFLWVFFYDNDLNYSNNSIVFKVLALAMVLGFMLTDFLDGKLARAMGEVSTLGKYLDPFSDKISNMTIFMCFIATNYAPVWMVALIYFRESSVETLRTLAASEGLIMPARKSGKWKTALQGIGIVAILLGAIEPVRALVPGLGDIWHIFPTIVMGIITAITIISGIDYFVSSKHILKKFV from the coding sequence ATGAGCGAAAACACAACAGACGTGCGGTTACGCAGCCGCATCTGGAGCCTACTACGGGCGCTCGTTTTTGTCTGCGTCATCATCTTCATCTGGCTCGGCATGGCGAAGACCGCCTGCGCCTTCGTGCTTATAGCCCTCATCATGGGATGGGTGAACCTCTACCAGTTGCGTAGCCAGGAAATCGAGAAGCCCTACTACAGGCTCTGGCTGAACGTTGTCGACGGTCTGTTGCAGTTCAGCGTCATGACAAGCATTTTCGTGCGCGACCTCTACTATTCCGAAAGCGCAGAAAAACTCCTCGGCATCGGTTGCGCCTTTATTCTCGGGCGACTCATCGCGCATTCCCTGTTTTCTCTCGGTGTGCTGCGCGAAGGCAAGAAACTGCCGCAAAAACGCCGTTGGTCCAAGCTTGCAAACCTTGCGACCACGGTCACGATGGGCGTCTACCTGTTGAACCTCGAGGACTATCAGCAAATTTGCATGGTGGCGACCATCCTGCTGATTGTAGCCTCCACAGTCGCCTACGCCTATTGGTACTATCGCGACCCGGCACACCGCAAGCCGCTCTCCATCGCAAGCCAGCTTACGATGAGCCGTATCGTGCTCACGCCGTTCTTCCTCTGGGTATTCTTCTACGACAACGACCTGAACTACAGCAACAACAGCATCGTATTCAAGGTGCTTGCGCTCGCGATGGTTCTAGGGTTCATGCTTACCGACTTTTTGGACGGGAAACTCGCCCGCGCCATGGGCGAAGTGAGCACGCTCGGCAAGTACCTCGACCCGTTCAGCGACAAGATTTCGAACATGACGATTTTCATGTGCTTCATCGCCACGAACTATGCGCCCGTGTGGATGGTGGCGCTCATCTACTTCCGTGAATCCAGCGTGGAGACTCTCCGCACGCTCGCCGCCAGCGAGGGGCTTATCATGCCTGCACGCAAGAGCGGCAAGTGGAAGACAGCCCTCCAGGGAATCGGCATCGTGGCAATCCTCCTCGGGGCGATTGAACCCGTGCGTGCGCTCGTCCCCGGCCTGGGTGACATCTGGCACATATTCCCGACAATCGTCATGGGCATCATTACCGCCATCACCATCATCAGCGGTATCGACTACTTCGTTTCGAGCAAGCACATCCTCAAGAAGTTCGTGTAG
- the recN gene encoding DNA repair protein RecN — protein sequence MLKTLSINDFTLIAKAEVPFREGFTAITGETGAGKSVLLKALRMVCGDKAQASMVRTGESKAVIEGIFDISNEPKVKKIVENLGIDCDDELVIRREILENGKGRTRVNGNMVNLADLQEIGEHLIQMHGQSEQLLLRDTRTHAQMLDDFANDSQVLSQYTAAWNAWNQTLAQIEETENKAKNLAAQKDFLKFQYDELSKAALREGEEEELEDKVNIASKGEAERNYINDIQALLGGDSGLLDQVQILQSKMRALASKIPHYEEYVNSLAEVADPFESVCKDLLRLSPARSLSPAEIDRANSRIAAIQKLKRKYRTDVAGLIALTAQRKEELESLENLDADLEELARKAQKHQAEMQEAATRLTEIRKAAAQKFDADVEGNLHTLGMPKATFHTSIEKQDFAANGADKIEFMLAPNPGEGAKSLQKAVSGGELSRVLLAIKTVMAELDAVPLLIFDEVDSGISGEVGNNIGIALRNLGKHHQVLTITHLHQVASRADNQLAVSKQEVDGRTYTSVTNLDADGRVNELVRMLGGESATVREHAKQLLENCE from the coding sequence ATGTTAAAGACTCTTTCGATAAACGATTTTACCCTGATTGCCAAGGCAGAAGTCCCTTTCCGCGAAGGGTTCACGGCCATTACCGGCGAAACCGGCGCAGGCAAGTCCGTACTTCTCAAGGCGCTCCGCATGGTCTGTGGTGACAAGGCGCAGGCATCGATGGTACGTACCGGCGAGAGCAAGGCCGTCATCGAAGGCATTTTTGACATCAGCAACGAACCGAAAGTCAAGAAGATTGTCGAAAATCTCGGAATAGACTGTGACGACGAGCTCGTTATCCGGCGCGAGATTCTCGAGAACGGCAAGGGCCGCACGCGCGTCAACGGCAATATGGTAAATCTCGCCGACCTGCAGGAAATCGGAGAGCACCTCATCCAGATGCATGGCCAGAGCGAGCAACTCCTGCTCCGCGATACGCGCACGCACGCCCAGATGCTCGACGACTTCGCGAACGACTCGCAGGTGCTTTCGCAATACACTGCCGCCTGGAATGCCTGGAACCAGACACTCGCGCAAATCGAGGAAACCGAGAACAAGGCGAAGAACCTCGCCGCCCAGAAGGATTTCCTCAAGTTCCAGTACGACGAGCTCTCGAAGGCGGCCCTCCGCGAGGGCGAAGAGGAAGAACTCGAAGACAAGGTAAATATCGCGAGCAAGGGCGAAGCGGAACGCAACTACATCAACGATATCCAGGCGCTTCTCGGCGGCGATAGCGGCCTCCTGGACCAGGTACAGATTCTGCAATCCAAGATGCGCGCGCTGGCATCGAAAATCCCGCATTACGAGGAATACGTGAACTCGCTCGCAGAGGTCGCCGACCCGTTCGAAAGCGTCTGCAAGGACCTGCTCCGGCTTTCCCCCGCGCGTTCGCTTTCACCCGCCGAAATCGACCGTGCAAATTCGCGCATTGCTGCCATCCAGAAACTCAAGCGCAAGTACCGCACCGATGTCGCCGGCCTCATCGCGCTTACCGCACAGCGCAAGGAAGAACTCGAAAGCCTCGAGAACCTGGATGCAGACCTCGAGGAACTCGCCCGCAAGGCCCAAAAGCACCAGGCCGAAATGCAAGAAGCCGCAACAAGGCTGACAGAAATCCGCAAGGCGGCCGCACAGAAATTCGATGCCGACGTGGAGGGAAATCTCCACACGCTCGGTATGCCCAAGGCGACCTTCCATACGAGCATCGAAAAGCAGGACTTTGCCGCGAACGGGGCCGACAAGATTGAATTTATGTTGGCACCGAACCCGGGCGAAGGGGCTAAATCGCTCCAGAAGGCGGTATCGGGCGGTGAACTGAGCCGCGTTTTGCTCGCCATCAAGACCGTGATGGCAGAACTCGACGCCGTTCCTTTGCTAATTTTTGACGAGGTAGATTCCGGCATCAGCGGTGAAGTGGGCAACAACATCGGGATTGCGCTCAGAAACCTGGGCAAGCACCATCAGGTACTCACCATCACCCACCTGCACCAGGTCGCAAGCCGTGCCGACAACCAGCTGGCCGTAAGCAAGCAGGAAGTCGATGGGCGCACGTACACCTCCGTAACGAACCTCGATGCGGACGGACGTGTCAACGAACTCGTGCGGATGCTGGGCGGTGAATCTGCCACGGTACGCGAGCACGCGAAACAACTTTTGGAGAATTGCGAATGA
- a CDS encoding FISUMP domain-containing protein, which translates to MMRYLTLFLMMAVSTAFAGMIVPMPNLVDPRDKQVYKTVQIGDQRWMAENLRFKLKGTFCYNKNDSYCNEYGRLYTWAASMRLVDYFNHTVAKDAVKKVHDVCPKGWRVPTNKDWKKLNYYVTKMGISDGAGISLKSKEGWDRELRLPAGSDEFGFNALPAGEFHYVGEFMDKGASTQFWASNEYDAYGAYFWRITYDSRTFEKVYDAKDNAVSVRCVEEKYYKPVEPPPPPNFVKVEVVTVQNKEILTIHVGDQVWMAKNLDVDVPGSFCYGGKEENCKKFGRLYTWSAAMKLPQEYGEKIARDSVKRTHRGLCPYGWHIPSIYDFDRLNAYLKDIDEAVGVGANLKARDIWPESDNSLPGENGFGFNALPSGILPANLPFSGLDSVTGFWSTAETDSVTALFWSLRYDSDDLVRDSAGKAGAFPVRCLMDPPGVDEIYDSTALYDSRDENRYKTVEIGGTRWMAENLRFAAPGSFCYEDKDIRCRSYGRLYPWHVAMRLPADFITNPVEGAITVEHQGICPAGWHVPSQKEWSDMMLGVAKMKKGSIAAALKMREGWVRGGAPISEASGFNAIPAGARYNDGEFMELGTSAYFWEASGGGDTGAAYWNLINSKDDVMRAEDFENTAFSLRCVKNAPAVADSTKAAPAGNSAPAGDSAAAAGDAAAQGNAAAQGNAAAGALQQK; encoded by the coding sequence ATGATGCGTTACTTGACTCTTTTTCTGATGATGGCAGTCTCTACGGCGTTCGCGGGCATGATTGTCCCGATGCCGAACCTGGTGGACCCGCGCGACAAGCAGGTCTATAAGACGGTACAGATTGGCGACCAGCGCTGGATGGCCGAAAACCTGCGGTTCAAGTTGAAGGGTACGTTCTGCTACAACAAGAACGATTCGTACTGCAACGAGTACGGAAGGCTTTATACGTGGGCGGCCTCCATGAGGCTTGTGGACTATTTCAACCATACCGTCGCGAAGGATGCCGTAAAGAAGGTGCACGACGTGTGTCCCAAAGGCTGGCGCGTGCCGACGAACAAGGACTGGAAGAAGCTCAACTATTACGTAACCAAGATGGGGATAAGCGACGGTGCGGGGATAAGCCTCAAATCGAAGGAGGGCTGGGATCGCGAACTTCGCTTGCCTGCTGGTTCCGACGAGTTCGGGTTCAACGCCTTGCCTGCGGGTGAGTTCCACTACGTGGGTGAATTTATGGACAAGGGCGCCTCCACGCAGTTTTGGGCGTCGAACGAGTACGATGCGTACGGCGCGTACTTCTGGCGCATTACATACGATTCGAGAACGTTCGAGAAGGTCTACGACGCGAAGGATAACGCCGTGTCGGTGCGTTGCGTCGAGGAGAAGTACTACAAGCCGGTCGAACCGCCTCCGCCGCCCAACTTCGTGAAGGTCGAGGTGGTGACGGTGCAGAACAAGGAAATCCTCACCATTCACGTGGGCGACCAGGTATGGATGGCGAAGAACCTGGACGTAGATGTGCCGGGAAGCTTCTGTTATGGGGGAAAGGAAGAAAACTGCAAGAAGTTCGGGCGCCTCTACACGTGGTCTGCAGCAATGAAGCTCCCTCAGGAATATGGCGAGAAGATTGCCCGCGATTCGGTGAAGCGGACTCACCGCGGTTTGTGCCCTTACGGCTGGCATATCCCGAGCATATATGATTTCGACAGGCTTAACGCCTACCTCAAGGATATCGACGAGGCGGTAGGCGTGGGTGCGAACCTGAAGGCCCGCGACATCTGGCCGGAGTCGGACAACTCCCTGCCTGGCGAGAACGGTTTCGGGTTCAACGCGCTTCCTTCGGGCATATTGCCGGCGAATTTGCCGTTTAGCGGGCTTGATTCCGTGACGGGTTTCTGGAGCACCGCCGAGACGGATTCCGTTACGGCGCTGTTCTGGTCGCTGCGGTATGATAGCGACGACCTGGTGCGAGACAGTGCGGGCAAGGCGGGGGCGTTCCCGGTGCGTTGCCTGATGGACCCGCCTGGCGTGGACGAGATTTACGATAGCACTGCACTGTATGATTCCCGCGACGAGAACCGCTACAAGACCGTAGAAATCGGCGGTACACGCTGGATGGCGGAGAACCTGCGGTTTGCTGCCCCCGGGAGCTTCTGCTACGAGGACAAGGATATCCGTTGCAGGAGTTACGGGAGGCTTTACCCGTGGCATGTGGCGATGCGCCTGCCTGCAGACTTCATCACGAATCCGGTGGAAGGCGCGATTACCGTCGAGCACCAGGGCATTTGCCCTGCGGGTTGGCACGTGCCCTCGCAGAAGGAATGGAGTGACATGATGCTCGGTGTCGCCAAGATGAAGAAGGGGAGCATTGCGGCCGCGCTCAAGATGCGCGAGGGTTGGGTGCGAGGCGGTGCGCCGATTAGCGAGGCTTCGGGCTTCAATGCCATACCTGCGGGTGCACGTTACAACGATGGCGAGTTTATGGAACTCGGCACGAGTGCGTACTTCTGGGAGGCAAGTGGCGGCGGCGATACGGGTGCTGCCTACTGGAACCTCATCAACAGCAAGGACGATGTGATGCGCGCGGAAGACTTCGAGAATACTGCGTTCTCGCTGCGCTGCGTGAAGAATGCGCCTGCTGTGGCGGATAGCACGAAGGCTGCTCCGGCTGGGAATTCTGCTCCGGCGGGGGATAGTGCCGCGGCTGCTGGGGATGCTGCTGCGCAGGGGAATGCTGCTGCGCAGGGGAATGCTGCTGCGGGTGCCTTGCAGCAGAAATAG
- the ligA gene encoding NAD-dependent DNA ligase LigA, producing the protein MTEQKDFDFTRYFELKKQLEEASRLYYKEGVSPMSDQDFDFGLKEMEALEAKYPELRGQGSLTQRVGSDLTNDFAKVAHAVPMLSIANVYSAEEMAEFVRAAEDGIADLDERRKTKDERGENNPESLSSIVYQRSDLSSKKWICERKIDGVSLSIVYENGRLKQAATRGDGAQGDDVTLNALTIADIPEYFDAKKLKIDPSEIPQGTFEVRGEVYMEREAFERLNEQFILEGKKIFQNPRNTVSGSLKLKSVAECKTRPMRFFAYHIPQSNNKTHEENLLQLKRLGFHTNDYWTADTTDEIMKISEQIGASRDSLPFEIDGMVVKLNDLAMQRALGTTSKSPRWAIAYKFKAERAYTPLLSVEFQVGRTGAVTPVANLAPVRLAGTTVKRATLHNFDEVSRLDLHYGDTVGVEKGGEIIPKITDVKKELRPAGASPVVAPEKCPVCGEPLTHVDGEVILRCENMHCAAQVQCLFEHFVSREAMNIENLGPALIASLIATGKIKRIPDLYRLTIEDLESQERMAKKSAKNVYDAIAASKERSLENLLHGLGIRFVGRTSARNLAKHFRTLEKIRTATVEDLQNVTDVGERIGKSVYDFFHTPLYTNEIDELVALGCPTEFKGVVKTLFQGQTAVITGTLPSMDRDEARKLIEENGGKVSSSVSKKTSWVLAGEAAGSKLTKANELGIPVHDEAWLLAQIAAADSDAGNEKPAALPASDNSGISGNKAGDANGQLSLF; encoded by the coding sequence ATGACCGAACAGAAAGACTTCGACTTTACCCGCTATTTTGAACTGAAGAAGCAACTGGAAGAAGCGAGCCGTCTCTACTACAAGGAAGGCGTTTCCCCCATGAGCGACCAGGATTTCGACTTCGGGCTCAAGGAGATGGAAGCGCTCGAGGCGAAGTACCCGGAACTGCGCGGTCAGGGTTCGCTCACGCAGCGGGTCGGCAGTGACCTGACGAATGACTTTGCGAAGGTCGCGCACGCCGTGCCCATGCTCAGCATCGCGAACGTGTACAGCGCCGAGGAAATGGCAGAGTTTGTAAGGGCCGCAGAAGACGGAATTGCCGATCTAGACGAAAGACGAAAGACGAAAGACGAAAGAGGCGAGAACAACCCAGAATCTCTATCGTCTATCGTCTACCAGCGAAGCGATCTTTCGTCTAAAAAATGGATTTGCGAGCGGAAAATCGACGGCGTTTCGCTTTCCATCGTGTACGAGAACGGACGCTTGAAGCAGGCGGCCACCCGCGGCGACGGCGCCCAGGGCGACGACGTGACCCTGAACGCACTCACGATTGCGGACATTCCCGAATACTTTGACGCGAAGAAACTGAAGATTGACCCGAGCGAAATCCCGCAGGGCACTTTCGAGGTGCGCGGCGAAGTCTACATGGAGCGCGAAGCCTTCGAGCGCCTGAACGAGCAGTTCATATTGGAAGGCAAGAAGATTTTCCAGAACCCGCGCAATACCGTCTCGGGTTCGCTCAAGCTCAAGAGCGTGGCCGAATGCAAGACTCGCCCGATGCGATTCTTCGCCTACCACATACCGCAAAGCAACAACAAGACACACGAAGAAAACCTGCTACAGCTCAAGCGCCTCGGGTTCCACACGAACGACTACTGGACAGCGGACACCACCGACGAAATCATGAAGATTTCGGAGCAGATTGGCGCGAGCCGCGACAGCCTCCCCTTCGAAATCGATGGCATGGTCGTGAAGCTGAACGACCTTGCCATGCAGCGCGCCCTCGGAACCACGAGCAAGAGCCCGCGCTGGGCCATCGCCTACAAGTTCAAGGCCGAGCGCGCCTACACGCCGCTCCTTTCCGTGGAATTCCAGGTGGGCCGCACCGGTGCGGTCACGCCCGTAGCGAACCTTGCACCCGTGCGCCTCGCGGGCACCACCGTCAAGCGCGCCACCCTCCACAACTTCGACGAAGTCTCGCGCCTGGACCTGCATTACGGAGACACCGTCGGCGTCGAGAAGGGCGGCGAAATCATCCCGAAAATTACCGACGTCAAGAAGGAACTCCGCCCCGCCGGAGCCTCCCCCGTCGTCGCCCCCGAAAAATGCCCGGTTTGTGGCGAGCCTTTGACGCACGTGGATGGCGAAGTCATTCTCCGGTGCGAAAACATGCACTGTGCGGCGCAGGTGCAATGCCTGTTCGAGCATTTCGTGAGCCGCGAGGCCATGAACATCGAGAACCTCGGCCCCGCCCTCATCGCAAGCCTGATTGCTACAGGCAAAATCAAGCGCATCCCGGACCTGTACCGTCTCACCATCGAGGATTTGGAATCGCAGGAGCGTATGGCCAAGAAGAGCGCGAAGAACGTCTACGACGCCATCGCCGCCTCGAAGGAACGTAGCCTCGAGAACCTTCTGCACGGGCTCGGCATCCGATTCGTGGGCCGCACAAGTGCCAGGAACCTCGCGAAGCACTTCCGCACGCTGGAAAAAATCCGCACAGCCACCGTCGAAGACCTGCAGAACGTGACCGACGTGGGCGAACGCATCGGGAAATCCGTCTACGACTTCTTCCACACGCCGCTCTACACGAACGAAATCGACGAACTCGTGGCCCTCGGGTGCCCCACCGAATTCAAGGGCGTCGTGAAGACGCTATTCCAGGGGCAGACCGCAGTCATTACCGGAACGCTCCCGAGCATGGACCGCGATGAGGCCCGCAAGCTCATCGAAGAGAACGGCGGGAAGGTATCGAGTTCCGTGAGTAAGAAGACGAGCTGGGTCCTCGCCGGCGAGGCGGCCGGAAGCAAACTCACGAAAGCGAACGAGCTCGGCATTCCCGTGCACGACGAAGCATGGCTTTTAGCGCAGATTGCCGCAGCAGATTCCGACGCAGGTAACGAGAAGCCCGCGGCATTACCTGCCAGCGACAACAGCGGCATTTCGGGCAACAAAGCCGGCGATGCAAACGGACAACTTAGTTTGTTCTAA
- a CDS encoding geranylgeranylglycerol-phosphate geranylgeranyltransferase, producing the protein MFVELLKMTRPKNIVIAIITLVVGYMLLGFPNSLFLPDDCHSDFDWIGWSTVIVEAFGFAFAIGFANIQNDILDLESDKMNRPERPLVTGKVSVKAARITWIALFVLMLLCGLGDSNSSSPFEYLPLGFFFLLGALLIAYNKWLKHIPLLKNMTVAFLCTTPLFYALMGYLILSNLILPGNKYAQEHIWAIIPAIPFAFLLTTAREIYKDLEDETGDLKAGIMTFPLIAGSATARRLAGAIILFTWISLPLPVFYMDKVFGHNYPPLFLIITGIALTPTFAVILFSAHRKNYRRAQSLTKVAMFAGLIALIVCTIF; encoded by the coding sequence ATGTTTGTCGAACTCCTCAAGATGACCCGCCCCAAAAACATCGTGATTGCCATAATCACGCTCGTGGTCGGGTATATGCTGCTCGGGTTTCCCAATTCGCTTTTCTTGCCCGACGACTGCCATTCTGACTTTGATTGGATTGGCTGGTCTACCGTTATAGTGGAAGCGTTCGGGTTCGCATTCGCCATCGGGTTTGCGAACATCCAGAACGACATTTTGGACCTGGAAAGCGACAAGATGAACCGCCCCGAAAGGCCGCTCGTAACCGGGAAAGTTTCGGTAAAGGCCGCACGCATAACCTGGATTGCCCTATTCGTGCTGATGCTCCTCTGCGGACTCGGAGATTCTAACTCATCCTCTCCGTTTGAATACCTTCCGCTCGGCTTCTTCTTTTTACTCGGGGCTCTCCTGATAGCCTACAACAAGTGGCTCAAGCATATTCCCCTGTTAAAGAATATGACGGTAGCCTTCCTCTGCACGACTCCCCTGTTCTACGCCCTGATGGGTTATCTCATACTGTCCAATCTCATCCTACCTGGAAACAAATACGCACAAGAACACATCTGGGCCATAATCCCGGCAATCCCGTTCGCGTTTTTGCTCACGACTGCGCGTGAAATCTACAAGGACCTGGAAGACGAGACAGGCGACCTGAAGGCAGGCATCATGACGTTCCCGCTCATCGCGGGCTCGGCAACCGCCAGGAGGCTCGCCGGCGCCATCATCCTCTTCACCTGGATTTCGCTCCCGCTCCCAGTATTCTACATGGACAAGGTGTTCGGGCACAACTACCCGCCGCTGTTCCTGATTATCACAGGCATTGCGCTCACGCCGACATTCGCGGTAATCCTATTCAGCGCCCACCGCAAGAACTACCGCCGGGCACAGTCGCTCACGAAGGTGGCAATGTTCGCAGGCCTCATCGCGCTTATCGTCTGCACAATTTTTTAA
- a CDS encoding tRNA (guanosine(46)-N(7))-methyltransferase TrmB gives MSEDVINKNVEEATEDAGEKQVVIPEFYRDLNRDSEHRSLWHYVFRTNGDRKPIKTTDGLPHKLDFNWKDMFENENGHIEVEIGSGKGNFIADYAQKHPDYFIMGSEWDYTWAVFAHDRMEKRGVLDNASMLRGDVFYFLRDAVKSNTVDAFHMYFPDPWPKERHHKNRLLRPDFLTEVARVLKPGKRLFYWGTDHKEYNEIALETFDNFPGCKVVVRNTAEPTEGITTGFERKYRKEGRPIYRSVIEFEK, from the coding sequence ATGAGTGAAGATGTAATCAACAAGAACGTAGAAGAAGCTACTGAAGATGCCGGCGAAAAGCAGGTCGTAATTCCGGAATTCTACCGCGATTTGAACCGGGACAGCGAGCACAGGAGCCTCTGGCACTACGTGTTCCGCACGAACGGTGACCGCAAGCCCATCAAGACAACCGACGGCCTCCCCCACAAGCTGGATTTCAACTGGAAAGACATGTTCGAAAACGAGAACGGCCACATCGAGGTCGAAATCGGGAGCGGCAAGGGCAACTTTATTGCGGACTACGCCCAGAAGCACCCCGACTACTTTATCATGGGTAGCGAGTGGGACTACACGTGGGCCGTATTCGCGCATGATCGCATGGAAAAGCGCGGGGTGCTCGACAACGCGTCCATGCTGCGCGGCGATGTGTTCTACTTCTTGCGCGATGCAGTAAAGAGCAACACCGTAGACGCATTCCACATGTACTTCCCGGACCCGTGGCCCAAGGAGCGCCACCACAAGAACCGCCTGTTGCGCCCCGACTTCCTGACCGAGGTCGCCCGCGTGCTCAAGCCCGGCAAGCGCCTGTTCTACTGGGGTACAGACCACAAGGAATACAACGAGATTGCGCTTGAAACGTTCGACAACTTCCCCGGATGCAAGGTCGTCGTGCGCAATACCGCAGAACCGACCGAGGGCATCACCACCGGTTTTGAACGCAAGTACAGGAAAGAAGGCAGGCCCATCTACCGGAGCGTAATCGAGTTCGAAAAATAA